TACGAAAGAGTTAAAACATCTCTCCATACCAGGtggtcatttaattttttttggcgAACGTGTTGACAGAACTGCAAGATAACTGAGCCTATTCTTTTTATCTCTTATTACAATCATCGGACTAGATTATCTCCTAGTGGACTTGCGTGCATAGTCTAGACTGAATTGCGCGATATTGAACCAGCATACACGAATGCAGCCTGATGAATTTTGACCCGTACCCTTCTCCTCTATTCAGGGTGTGAAAAGTCCCACTGTcatcataatttaattaaaaaaattttaaattcttaaaaaatgataaatttttgtCTGTtggatatattttttctttatttcttgagaaatcaaactttatttAATAGGGATGAAATTACTTTCCGAGACTTGATTAAATTACTTCATAACAATTTAGCCTCTAGTCCTCTCACTTCTAATTGGAGCAACACAAGCTTACTTAGCCGCGAGTAAACATTAAGATCTCACAAtctattaattatgattttCTTGTCAAATGAAAAACAATTGGTCGTGTTAGAGTTGGATGTGTGTGCATCAGGCTGAGAATGACCTTTTAATCAATGGAGCTAACCCTAAACTCATATGAAAGTGATTATGTGAGTAGTTATCCTTGTAAAtttacaagtaaataaaagagtaaaaaaatataaataattatttggaAGAAAACCTACATCTTCATTATTCATGAACGTTGCGCTACAAATGAATGAGCTAatgattataaataataaaagaatctCTCTGTCTCGCAATTCTACAGCCTACTTATGTTCCATAAAGAATATATGTGAGCACGTCCTGTAATATCTTCTTTCAGACCAGAGTCGAACAAGCTGCGCTTGAAGGGTCAAACAAAGCAGGAAGCAAGTATTTCCTGGCATCAACACCATGTGCGTTGTAGCTAGCCCCAGTTGTTGAGTCCACCAACAGATCCCCAGCATAGCCAGGATAGGCTCCCTTGCCATATATCCCAGTGCAAGCTGAAGCAGCTTCAAGAGGAGCCTCCTTTGGACCCTGGAAGTATCCATTTCCAAAGGGGTTGGTCACTGTCCCAGCCAAAAGGCTAGCCAAATTGATGACCATACCATCAAGACCCACATCGTTGTTGGGTGCTACAAGTGGTGGGCTTTGTGGTCCATAGATTGGCTGGTGGAATGGCCAAGCACATTGACCTGGACATTGAGTCTCAGAATTCCCAACCCAAATGTAAGCAAATTTGGAGATTTTGCCATTGATTTTTTGAGCACTCATAGAAGAACCATGAGTGCCACACCTGCTAGAGCAAAACCCTTCAACAGTCGCATCAGATGATGTCAAAACCACATTGATGGCATTAATTTGACCACCCTTTTGCGCTAATTGAACAATGTGCTTGCTCGAGAGCGATTTACCTAATGAATAGCTCTCATCAAAGATTTGAGTGCCCAAGGAAAGTGCAAGAGGAGCGGCTTTCTTGGATTTGAGGAGATGGTAGTATTTCTCGGTGGATTTCCACCAGGTAGCAACAGAAGGTTGGGATGTGGAATGTTGAGTAGAAGAAAGGGAGGTAATGAAGTCTGAGACAATGGCACGTTGGGCAGGTTTGAAGTTTCCGTACCAGATCAAATTGATAGAAATTTTGCCAGAAAGGAGAGGGCCATTGTGATATTGAAATAGCAAGGGCTGTTGAGTTTGGTCAGACTCTGCGAGTCTCCTTGCTGCTGAGCTGAAATGAACAAGAGAGACCAATAAAAGAAGCGTAAGATGAAAATGGGGGACAACAAAAGAGGCCATGATAACAGGTTTAAACAAGACTTATAGCAAATAGAAGAAGTGAAGAGCGTTGGAGTTGGAGTTGGAGTTGGAGTGAAGAGAAGAGAATGAGAAGATGGGTATAAATAGGGTTGAGAATTGAGAGAGAGTTCTTTTTGGGGAGGGAAACTACCTGGAACTAGGTGGAAGGAGTGGGAGTTGAATAATAACGCGGTGTTTGTTTGGTTCCCCAAGTAACGTGCGGCTAGTAGCTCGCGAATCTAATGTTAAGTTCAGCAGAATACAGTGTTAGGACAGCTAAGGGGgaaaaaaacaaacaataagACGTGCCAATGTGTAAGGGAAATACGACAAAAGAGTTTGCTATTTGGTCAGACCCTCTTCACTCGGGCATATGCAATGCCTGAaaatattaaagatttttaaagTGTATACATaggtaaataaaattttaataacttcataatttttttttttgataaatacCAGACCATATGTATTTTGGCAATTCTAAATATGAATGCAGCTCACAGATTAGGCAAAATTCCACCACCAACATTTGAAGAGTTAGACAAATAAGTTGTGAGCCACCGGCCACCCCAGTTGAAGGTTTCTAGTTTCTAGCTCCCGCAATCACAATACGGTTGCAGGAGGTTCTAAAAGTCACGGAATCAGGCACGGTTTTCAAGCCAATGACGATGGGTCGCTAGCTATTACTGACACTTTTGTCCGAGTCTTGCACCATCTCTGAATTGGAGGGTGCTCTACTTCTTTAAAACATTGTTCTCTGCTTCTGTTACTCGTGCTATAAAATTTTCTAGCTGAAAAATCAGTGCCGTCCACTATTCAATGGGATCGAAGATCTCATACTACTACACTGTCtacaagttttcactttttcAAGACCAAATTTTTTATACAAGAAAGCCACAAACTAGTTGTTTTATTTtgcatactttttttttttcctgtgaATTTTTCTCCCCCTCGATCACTCGTATTCACAGGCTAGAGCTATTTCACGCTATTTTAAATTTGGATTTCCATTtgatcaaaaagaagaaaaaaagtccTAATATTCTTTGTGCCAACTTTAGCATTAAAATCTGGTAAAAAGGCTAGAATGATTAGATTTACAACTAAATTAGAGCAATACCTGAAGTTTATCATGTACTAAAAGATCAGGTCCAAATCGTTGTgccacaaataaccctattttTTTATGGAAAATTCCCACAATGGAAGGCTATTTATTATCTTGTCCTTTATTGAGAAGGAAGTCTATAGGCTAAGCAAAGCTTATTCTCTCATTTAACAGACAAATCTGATAAACAGGAActgcataaatattttttttttaaaaaaatcttcaGAAACTAGGCAAAATTGGTTTAAAAAAATCTAGACACGAATGGGTTGATAATGAGAAAACAGAAGCTATAAGTATTGACCAGAAAACAATTATGGTCTGAGGCCTGTCTTGTTTAGCCATCAAACATATGGGTAATTGGATGCAAATAATAGCTTGCCAAAGAGTAGACTCCATGAATCATAAGCATTATTTATGGCACACCTGCAACCCCTTTGCTTCCAATAATGTTTATGATGATTAAGGTCATGGGAGGAATTAACAAAGATGTCACCATTTAAAAAGGTGGAGCTCCGAAATTCTCCATCATCTCCTGCTTCGGAAGAACCTAAGAATTGCTGTTAACACCTGCCAATACCATTAGCAGACCCTAGAAGATAGCAAATAGGTTTGCATGCGGTGTCAACAATCACCCAAAACTGCTCATTTCTCCATCAGCCGTGAATGCCAAATCCTCCCCATTGCATTTCAAGGACACTAGTTGCAGTTATGGATATGAGGAGGGCCATTAAAATGATACTTGCATAGTTATTTATCTCAGGGACAATGAATTGCCCCATAAGAAGACAAATAGCTTTcaaataaacaataaatttatgtatGTAGATGACAAATGGTTCAAAGATtacattagaaaataaaaaaaaggtaaaGGTTTGCAAGATCAATAACTgaattttattcatattatcTGGTGACAAATTTGCATATTTGATGCTAATCCTTGATAAAGTACAAAGAATCAAAGAATTTTCTTTTGCCTATTTGATGCTAATACTTGATACTATAAAGAATCAAATAATTTTCTCTAAATTATCTAAAAGCTACAAACAAGTAGAGGCATATCTAGTGTTCTTTAAACCAAAGAAGAGCAGGCTGAGGTTGAAGGGTCAAACAAAGCAGGAAGCAGGTATTTCCTACCATTGGCACCATGTGCATTATAGCTAGCACCAGTTGCTGAGTCCACCAAGAGATCCCCTGCATAACCAGGATAGGCTCCTTTGCCATATATCCCAGGACAAGCCGATGCAGCTTCCAGAGGAGCTTCCTTCGGACCCTGGTAATAACCATTTCCGAACGGGTTGGTGGCTGTCCCTGCCAAAAGGCTAGCCAAATTGATTACAAGACCATCAAGACCTACATCATTGTTGGGGGAAATCAGTGGTGGGTTCTGTGGTCCATAAATAGGCTGGTGGAACGGCCAAGCACATTGACCCGGACATTGAGTCTCTGAGTTACCAACCCATATGTACGCAAATTTGGAGTTCTTGCCATTGATCTTTTTAGCAGACATAGAAGAGCCATGAGTGCCACACCTAGAAGAGCAGAACCCATCAACCGCTACATCAGCTGAAGTCAAAACCACATTAATAGCATCTTTTTGGCTACCCTTTGACGCTAATTGAAGAATTTGTTTGTTGGAGAGCGATTTGCCAAATAAATAGCTCTCGTCTAAGATCTGGGTACCCAAAGAGAGGGCAAGAGGAGAACCTTTATGAGATTTGATGAGATGGTAGTATTTCTCGGTGGCTTTCCACCAAGTAGCAACAGAGGGTTGGGCTATGGCGGACATAGGAGAAGAAAGGGAGGCAATGAAATCAGAGACAATTGCGCGTTGAGAAGGCTTGAACTTACCATACCAGATcaaattaatagaaattttgCCAGTAAGAAGAGGCCCATTGTGGTACTGAAACAGAAGGTTTTGTTGGGTTTCAGTGGAATGAGTGAGTAGCCTCGCTGCTAAGTTGAAATGGAACAGAGAAACAAACAACAGTagatggagaaagaaattaGCAGAAACAGAAGAGGCCATTGATAGAATTGATGATATGAACAGAATTGACGAAGACACAATAGCTGTAGAGAAGAGTGGAGGATTGGATTGAGGAAGTAGAGAATGAGAAGAGATTTATATAAAATGATGGGTGAGAGTGAGGCAAAGTAGAAGCTACGCGGTTGAGGTTGGCAAACAACTGTAAGTGGGTGAATGATGAAGGAAATGCCAGCCAGATTTTGCGCGTTGGTTTGTTAATGAGAGCGCGCTGCCAGTCTCGCACTCTCGCTTTCCGTCTATATTCCAATTAATGAGTTCGCCAGCTAAAATCAAAGGGGATGTTAATGAATTTGAAAGAAGAGAAGgtcatttcctttttctttttcttttttttttaattgtaatctcaacaaaataaaaaaaaattttaatatattaaataaaaaaaattataatttgtgtGATTAGTTCAAGAGAATTTATAACCGAACTTtggtataaaatatttttaaaaatttcaatagattttttaatagtttaaaaataaaaatatctatgttcataaatttaatctggtaataaatatatttaaataaatttaagaaattttaaattttatttctctaatttttaattttggatataaaaaaatatatatatataatttatttaaactaataaattcTTTATTTAAATATGCCTTCTAATGAGACAACTTGTTTATGAAAATGCTAATATAATTAGCATTTTTTAATATACAAAATtactttaataaatattatttcacATTATATTGATTAAATGATTATTTTaccattattttaataataaactgataaaacttttaattgttttttaattgaaatcttTGTTTTTCATAATTTCTAAAATATGATGCaagtaaaaaaaaacaaatttaacttttttcaaGCAAATTCATGTCTTTTTCGCCGCCCATAATCCATAGCTGGTGACAGGTAATGAAGTTCCACCACAATCTatatttgtataaatataataaaattaatttttaaaataaatttatataagagTGATAAGTCAACCTCTATTTTATTAtccttaattataaaaaataaataaaaacattcTAGTCTAAATCGAATTTACTGATAAcagaatttatataaaattttatatatttatattataaattcacttaaatttaatttaaataaatttcgaGTTAAATATGTAGATGAAATATTATTCTGATAAAATGGTTACGACTGAagagaattttattaaatcCTGAATTAGGTACCTAAAAGTTTTATAAGTTATGTTTGATATTtgttcaattatatatatatgaagcTCAAAATTGTTCAGAAAATTAATCTGGAGGGCTAGAAATTCtcgtaattattatttattagtaaaaaataatgataataaaacaatatatatcaATGAATTTTCATTATTATCCCCTTGTGCTCATGCAAGctccaaaataaatatatacaggTATACGTATTAAAATGAATGTTGGTAAGTAATATGATGAATTGTTTCTTAGACCAAAGTTGAACAGACTGAGGTTGAGGGGTCAAGTAAAGCTGGAAGCAAGTATTTCCTGCCATTTACGCCATTTGCATTGTAGCTAGCACCAGTTGTAGCGTCCACTAATAGCTCCCCAGCGTAACCAGGATAGGCTCCCTTGCCAAATACTCCAGGACAAGCAGATGCAGCCTCCAATGGTGCCTCCTTTGGACCCTGGAAGTATCCATTTCCGAATGGATTTGTTGCAGTTCCTGCCAAGAGGCTAGCCAAATTGATGACCATACCATCGAGACCCACATCGTTGTTGGGTGCAATCAGTGGTGGGCTCTGTGGTCCATAGATTGGCTGGTGGAATGGCCACGCACATTGACCTGGGCATTGGGTCTCAGAATTCCCAACCCAGATGTAAGCAAATTTAGAGGTCTTGCCATTATTAATTTTCCGAGCAGACAAGGCAGAGCCATGTGTACCACACCTGCTTGAACAGAACCCTTCAACTGCAACATCAGATGAAGTCAAAACCACATTGATAGCATCTTTTTGGCCACCCTTTGACGCCAATTGAACAATTTGCTTACTCGTGAGGGATTTGCCTAATGAATAGTTCGTGTCGAGGATTTGGGTACCCAAGGAAAGGGCAAGGGAAGACGCTTTATAGGATTTGACAAGGTGGTAGTATTTGTCAATGGCTTCCCTCCAAGTGACAACAGAGGGATGAACTgttttggtttttgaagatgatagagaggTGATAAAATCTGTAATGATTGCCCTCTGCGCAGGACTGAATTTGCCATACCAGATTAGATTGACGGAGATTTTGCCACTAAGAAGTGGACCATTGTGATACTGAAATAGCAGTTGTTGCTGGGGGGCATCGGATGACTCACCGAGACTCCTTGCTGAAGAGCTGAAATCAACCAACGAGACTATCAGAACAAGGAAGAGTAGAACATGGGAGGAAACAAAGGAGGCCATTATCAAAGCAGAGGTGATGAGCTTAGGATTTGTTTAGAGGATATATTTGATTTGGAATGAAGAGAAACAGAAAAGGATATTGCATTATATAGAGTATAGCAAAGAGAAATACAGTAAAACGACAGGAAGAGAACGCGTTTGTGATTATGATGAGCTTGAAGATGCCAGCTAATAAGGATTTAGGACGGGGCATGGGAACGAGGAGGATAGAAACACAACAATGAATGCTATTTGATTAGGCAGACACGCTTAAGGATTCCATAAGCAACCTGCCGAGCCCTGCCGTGCCCTGGAGGATTggggatttttttattattattattggttTTGATGGTTTAGTTATAGTGACGTGAAAATGCCGTAGA
This is a stretch of genomic DNA from Manihot esculenta cultivar AM560-2 chromosome 2, M.esculenta_v8, whole genome shotgun sequence. It encodes these proteins:
- the LOC110606550 gene encoding protein PHOSPHATE-INDUCED 1 yields the protein MASFVVPHFHLTLLLLVSLVHFSSAARRLAESDQTQQPLLFQYHNGPLLSGKISINLIWYGNFKPAQRAIVSDFITSLSSTQHSTSQPSVATWWKSTEKYYHLLKSKKAAPLALSLGTQIFDESYSLGKSLSSKHIVQLAQKGGQINAINVVLTSSDATVEGFCSSRCGTHGSSMSAQKINGKISKFAYIWVGNSETQCPGQCAWPFHQPIYGPQSPPLVAPNNDVGLDGMVINLASLLAGTVTNPFGNGYFQGPKEAPLEAASACTGIYGKGAYPGYAGDLLVDSTTGASYNAHGVDARKYLLPALFDPSSAACSTLV
- the LOC110605742 gene encoding protein PHOSPHATE-INDUCED 1, which translates into the protein MASSVSANFFLHLLLFVSLFHFNLAARLLTHSTETQQNLLFQYHNGPLLTGKISINLIWYGKFKPSQRAIVSDFIASLSSPMSAIAQPSVATWWKATEKYYHLIKSHKGSPLALSLGTQILDESYLFGKSLSNKQILQLASKGSQKDAINVVLTSADVAVDGFCSSRCGTHGSSMSAKKINGKNSKFAYIWVGNSETQCPGQCAWPFHQPIYGPQNPPLISPNNDVGLDGLVINLASLLAGTATNPFGNGYYQGPKEAPLEAASACPGIYGKGAYPGYAGDLLVDSATGASYNAHGANGRKYLLPALFDPSTSACSSLV
- the LOC110606915 gene encoding protein PHOSPHATE-INDUCED 1, giving the protein MASFVSSHVLLFLVLIVSLVDFSSSARSLGESSDAPQQQLLFQYHNGPLLSGKISVNLIWYGKFSPAQRAIITDFITSLSSSKTKTVHPSVVTWREAIDKYYHLVKSYKASSLALSLGTQILDTNYSLGKSLTSKQIVQLASKGGQKDAINVVLTSSDVAVEGFCSSRCGTHGSALSARKINNGKTSKFAYIWVGNSETQCPGQCAWPFHQPIYGPQSPPLIAPNNDVGLDGMVINLASLLAGTATNPFGNGYFQGPKEAPLEAASACPGVFGKGAYPGYAGELLVDATTGASYNANGVNGRKYLLPALLDPSTSVCSTLV